A window of Proteus columbae contains these coding sequences:
- the aroB gene encoding 3-dehydroquinate synthase, translating into MEKITVTLGERSYPITIASGLFHQEDTFLPLKSGQQVMIVTNVTLAPLYLEKVTDTLKKQGVLVDSVILPDGEQYKSLEIMNDVFTALLEKNHNRDTTLIALGGGVIGDLTGFAAASYQRGVRFIQVPTTLLSQVDSSVGGKTAVNHPLGKNMIGAFYQPASVVIDLDCLATLPPRELSSGLAEVIKYGIILDKDFFIWLENNIDKLLALDPKAMAFCIRRCCELKADVVAADEKETSGLRALLNLGHTYGHAIEAHMGYGVWLHGEAVAAGMVMAARTSQALGQFTEEETQRVIQLLERANLPVNGPIEMTPDDYLPHMMRDKKVSGGKLHLVLPKGIGQSELRADITREQVHKAITSCINAN; encoded by the coding sequence ATGGAAAAAATCACTGTCACATTAGGTGAAAGAAGCTATCCCATTACCATTGCTTCTGGCCTTTTTCATCAAGAAGATACCTTTTTACCTTTAAAATCAGGGCAGCAAGTTATGATAGTCACAAACGTGACACTTGCTCCACTCTATTTAGAAAAGGTAACGGACACCTTAAAAAAACAGGGTGTTTTGGTTGATAGCGTAATTTTGCCTGATGGCGAACAATATAAATCGCTTGAAATCATGAATGATGTCTTTACTGCATTATTAGAAAAAAATCACAATCGAGATACAACACTTATCGCATTAGGCGGTGGTGTTATTGGTGATCTAACTGGTTTTGCCGCAGCAAGCTATCAACGTGGCGTTCGCTTTATCCAAGTACCAACAACACTATTGTCACAAGTCGATTCTTCTGTTGGTGGAAAAACCGCAGTTAATCATCCTCTTGGCAAAAATATGATTGGTGCGTTTTATCAGCCCGCTTCTGTTGTTATCGATCTCGATTGTCTTGCCACATTACCGCCTCGTGAACTTTCATCAGGTTTAGCTGAAGTTATTAAATATGGCATCATTTTAGATAAAGACTTTTTTATCTGGCTTGAAAATAATATTGATAAACTCTTGGCTCTTGATCCTAAAGCCATGGCATTTTGTATCCGTCGTTGCTGTGAGCTAAAAGCTGACGTCGTTGCTGCTGATGAAAAAGAAACAAGTGGCTTACGCGCACTACTCAACCTTGGCCATACCTATGGACATGCCATTGAAGCCCATATGGGATATGGTGTTTGGTTGCATGGTGAAGCCGTTGCCGCAGGTATGGTAATGGCGGCAAGAACATCTCAAGCACTTGGTCAATTCACTGAAGAAGAGACTCAACGTGTTATTCAATTGCTTGAGAGAGCCAATCTCCCCGTCAATGGTCCTATTGAAATGACACCTGATGACTATTTACCTCATATGATGAGAGATAAAAAAGTATCTGGTGGCAAATTACACCTTGTTTTGCCAAAAGGTATCGGTCAATCCGAATTACGTGCCGATATTACTCGCGAACAAGTCCACAAAGCGATAACATCTTGCATTAATGCAAATTAA
- a CDS encoding fimbrial assembly protein, giving the protein MYQVNYLPWRYSLFRQKALLWLSQTLSLVTITFVICSYYTYHLAQKRSLITDQQRQTQQQEDLLLKQIDIYQTQKKQTLLHYQHYSLYYQNWLRYLHYIRFFRAIETHLPSTGWINHYGEADNQRSLHLTLPNTQSLSFISNLKSHPVLASLTLSYLQQSKTDPSYTEVHLNGKSEEQERWNEEDEGNQ; this is encoded by the coding sequence ATGTATCAAGTAAATTACCTACCTTGGCGCTACAGCTTATTTAGACAAAAAGCATTGTTATGGCTTTCTCAAACGCTATCATTGGTCACGATCACTTTCGTTATTTGTAGCTATTACACCTACCATTTGGCACAGAAACGATCACTCATAACAGATCAACAACGCCAAACTCAACAACAAGAAGATTTATTACTAAAACAGATCGATATATATCAAACACAGAAAAAACAGACACTTTTACACTATCAGCACTATTCACTCTATTATCAAAACTGGTTGCGCTATTTACATTACATTCGCTTCTTTCGAGCTATCGAAACCCATCTTCCCTCAACTGGTTGGATTAACCACTATGGTGAGGCAGATAATCAACGCTCACTGCATCTCACACTCCCCAATACACAATCACTCTCCTTTATTAGCAACCTTAAAAGTCATCCTGTTTTAGCCTCTTTAACGTTGAGTTATTTACAACAAAGCAAAACTGATCCGTCTTACACAGAAGTGCATTTAAACGGAAAATCAGAAGAACAAGAGCGATGGAATGAAGAAGATGAGGGAAACCAATGA
- the hslR gene encoding ribosome-associated heat shock protein Hsp15, whose translation MSQPSQESGVRLDKWLWAARFYKTRAIARTMIEGGKVHYNGVRGKPSKIVEEGAEIRLRQGNDERTVTILMVSAQRQGATQAQTLYCETPESIAKREKIALARKMNALTMPHPERRPDKKERRTLLRFKQTNLQESD comes from the coding sequence ATGAGTCAACCATCACAAGAAAGTGGTGTCCGCTTAGATAAATGGCTTTGGGCTGCTCGTTTTTATAAAACGCGTGCCATTGCTCGCACAATGATTGAAGGTGGTAAAGTCCATTACAACGGTGTGAGAGGCAAGCCAAGTAAAATCGTTGAAGAAGGCGCAGAAATACGCCTGCGACAAGGTAATGATGAACGGACGGTAACCATTCTCATGGTGAGTGCACAGCGACAAGGTGCTACACAAGCGCAGACACTCTATTGTGAAACACCAGAGAGTATCGCTAAAAGAGAAAAGATTGCTCTAGCAAGAAAAATGAATGCGTTAACTATGCCTCATCCTGAGCGTCGCCCTGATAAAAAGGAAAGACGCACCTTACTTCGCTTCAAACAGACAAATTTACAAGAATCGGATTAA
- the pilQ gene encoding type IV pilus secretin PilQ, with protein sequence MKIGILIVILYMMTTTIWAHTRDPFFPENSDDEKISSTFIEERTSTTEQPEELHHQLYPLNYADAERLGEQLSDHTIPLLSQQGRVIIDREANSLSIVDNSKALSEIGDWLKLRDTPQQQVHITAHIVSSSQDALNELGTQWGLQALKTQTEAASTIPNAISTTSSLNSALSTPSLSALSLHQNTKNPLHYIAFNIARINGRLLELELSALEQEKQLSIIASPRLTTAHEKTASIKQGTEIPYVSRDNEITRVQFKEAVLGMEVTPIIQRNKKIRLILKISQNTPGIALVQGGSEHLSIDKQEISTEVTIHDGETIMLGGIFQQKQQEHTAKIPFLSSIPLLGVLFSHKRDQHSRHELVIFITPKLI encoded by the coding sequence ATGAAGATAGGAATTTTAATCGTCATATTATATATGATGACAACCACCATTTGGGCTCACACTCGAGACCCCTTCTTTCCTGAGAATAGCGATGATGAAAAGATATCATCTACCTTTATTGAAGAGCGAACATCTACTACAGAACAACCTGAAGAATTACATCACCAACTTTATCCTTTAAATTATGCTGATGCTGAGAGACTAGGCGAACAACTAAGTGATCACACTATTCCATTACTAAGTCAGCAGGGGCGAGTTATTATTGATAGAGAAGCGAATAGTCTTTCAATAGTTGATAATAGTAAAGCACTATCTGAAATTGGGGATTGGCTAAAATTACGGGACACCCCACAACAACAAGTTCATATCACAGCACATATTGTGAGTAGCAGTCAGGATGCTCTAAATGAATTAGGTACTCAATGGGGATTACAAGCATTAAAAACACAAACCGAAGCCGCATCTACAATACCTAATGCTATTTCAACAACCTCCTCGCTTAATTCAGCGCTATCAACTCCTTCACTTTCTGCATTATCACTCCATCAAAACACCAAAAACCCTCTTCACTATATTGCATTTAATATTGCCAGAATTAATGGGCGCCTATTAGAGCTTGAATTAAGTGCGTTAGAACAAGAGAAACAGTTATCTATTATTGCCAGTCCGCGGCTAACAACCGCTCATGAAAAAACAGCCTCCATCAAACAAGGAACGGAGATCCCCTATGTCAGTCGAGATAATGAAATCACACGAGTTCAATTTAAAGAAGCCGTCTTGGGTATGGAAGTAACGCCCATTATTCAAAGAAATAAAAAGATAAGGTTAATACTTAAAATTAGTCAAAACACACCAGGTATTGCACTTGTTCAAGGCGGAAGTGAACATCTTTCTATTGATAAACAAGAGATCAGCACAGAAGTGACTATTCACGATGGAGAAACCATTATGTTAGGAGGTATATTTCAGCAAAAGCAACAAGAACACACAGCAAAGATCCCCTTCTTATCCTCTATTCCATTACTAGGCGTACTTTTCAGTCATAAAAGAGATCAACACAGTCGCCATGAATTGGTTATTTTTATTACACCCAAATTAATATAA
- a CDS encoding SPOR domain-containing protein — protein sequence MDEFKPDNETKGDNSLKPDTSDRPERRTNRPRNNPLKNARFSVSRQQMMIGAGVLVLILLIIAISSALKSPETTEPAPSTNTERNIDLSQQPSSVTPSENGQPSTPQSISGQEIQPATPPSQNLPPMIDSQGQRVEIPGDIVDSLNQQQAGINQATNQQQLNAQQPQPVQPVTQPPATKPVQPVQKPAEVKTPPTKPVTPPATTQPKPATTKPVVSGSLSASNLSTIPATNYTLQLSGASRQDTLEAFAKKNLNGNYTIYKTQRNGNPWYVLIYGNYRNISEAKQAVSSLPAPVQAKQPWVRPMKHVHQDLKK from the coding sequence ATGGACGAGTTCAAACCTGATAATGAAACCAAGGGTGATAATTCACTCAAACCTGATACTTCGGATAGACCTGAACGTCGAACCAACCGACCTCGTAACAATCCATTAAAAAACGCACGATTCTCTGTATCCCGTCAACAGATGATGATTGGTGCAGGTGTTTTAGTCCTTATTCTGCTAATTATCGCAATAAGTTCAGCATTAAAATCACCAGAAACAACTGAACCTGCGCCTTCGACCAATACGGAAAGAAATATCGACCTATCTCAACAACCGTCATCCGTTACGCCTTCAGAAAATGGTCAGCCATCAACACCTCAATCTATTTCTGGGCAAGAGATACAGCCTGCAACACCACCTTCACAAAATTTACCTCCAATGATTGATTCGCAAGGTCAACGTGTTGAGATCCCTGGAGATATCGTTGATTCTTTAAATCAACAACAAGCAGGTATTAATCAAGCCACTAATCAGCAGCAATTAAATGCGCAACAGCCACAACCCGTGCAGCCTGTCACACAACCACCTGCAACTAAGCCAGTGCAACCCGTACAAAAACCGGCTGAAGTAAAAACACCACCGACAAAACCTGTAACACCACCAGCAACAACGCAGCCTAAACCTGCAACGACTAAACCTGTTGTTTCAGGCTCATTATCAGCAAGTAATTTAAGCACTATCCCTGCCACTAACTATACTTTGCAATTAAGTGGTGCAAGTCGCCAAGATACCTTAGAGGCTTTCGCTAAAAAGAACCTCAATGGAAACTACACTATTTACAAAACACAGCGTAATGGTAATCCATGGTATGTACTCATCTATGGAAATTATCGTAATATAAGTGAAGCCAAGCAGGCTGTTTCTTCATTACCTGCGCCAGTACAAGCAAAACAACCTTGGGTTAGACCGATGAAACATGTTCATCAGGATCTAAAAAAATAA
- the dam gene encoding adenine-specific DNA-methyltransferase gives MKKKRAFLKWAGGKYPLVDDIKRHLPEGNCLIEPFMGAGSVFLNTEYDSYILADINSDLIHLYNTVKQHPEKFMKDARLLFTPQMNIAEEFYQLRQEFNRSTDAYQRSVLFLYLNRHCYNGLCRYNSKGEYNVPFGRYKKPYFPEAELIWFSEKAQKAEFVCQSYSSTMTNAKKGAVVYCDPPYAPLSPTANFTSYHTNSFSFQEQEHLAQLASMLAYERQIPVLISNHETALTKEWYVDAKELHSVKVRRTISSNTLGRSKVNELLALYK, from the coding sequence ATGAAAAAAAAACGCGCATTCCTAAAATGGGCTGGTGGTAAATATCCTTTGGTAGATGACATTAAACGTCATCTGCCTGAGGGTAATTGTTTAATTGAACCTTTTATGGGTGCCGGTTCTGTTTTTTTAAATACAGAATACGATTCATATATTCTTGCCGATATAAATAGTGATCTAATTCATCTCTATAATACGGTAAAGCAACATCCTGAAAAATTTATGAAGGATGCTCGCTTATTATTTACCCCTCAAATGAATATCGCAGAAGAGTTCTATCAACTACGACAAGAATTTAATCGTTCAACGGACGCTTATCAGCGTAGTGTATTATTTCTCTATCTTAACCGTCATTGCTACAATGGGCTGTGTCGTTATAATTCAAAAGGTGAATACAATGTCCCTTTTGGTCGTTATAAAAAACCTTATTTTCCTGAAGCAGAGCTAATTTGGTTTTCTGAAAAAGCACAAAAAGCCGAATTTGTTTGCCAAAGCTATTCATCAACGATGACAAATGCAAAAAAAGGTGCCGTTGTTTATTGCGATCCTCCTTATGCACCGTTATCACCGACTGCAAATTTTACGTCATACCATACAAATAGCTTTAGTTTTCAAGAGCAGGAACATCTGGCTCAACTGGCCTCAATGCTGGCTTACGAGAGACAGATACCCGTGTTAATATCAAATCATGAGACTGCGTTAACAAAAGAGTGGTATGTAGACGCAAAAGAGCTACACAGTGTGAAAGTCAGAAGAACAATCAGTAGCAACACACTTGGTCGTAGCAAAGTGAACGAATTACTTGCCTTATATAAATAA
- the umoB gene encoding flagellar biogenesis regulator UmoB codes for MRLSVIILAILMISLFIMAAFLFFKRRRLDGSHHLPSLAKPTYRKLTSDDYGLISDYLSYFGTSNFSSGYSLQNFPEMPIKGEVVTTLRNIVNRFAGSSEGLNHWRYYIDAVEIHIPPLLVPYLQQENVLDVVCTPSIPIVVGVNGHFLKDEKIHFSALSLKQLSEPILANGSSTIQKNEGDAAHLLQIREETNEEYRLHNSSGFWDGSFICIGLTLCLTALMMPQVFLPWILATGGAFLAVGIFLIHNPLIKPRKQEIHCFKGRLKRWGLFGNFDHGQVKNVSLGGIDLVYPPHWEPYIQNDIDKVTYLEMYPNHHVVKQGNYLSLHDEEKNYPYKRYIKNIIFVFWSLFIIGMLYLYQPLSLSMKLSFSWLKDTEPHLVTNFTELETTDLHVGDIIQAKGVGMCYMPPNLSSKNNKTIFAPFDCSGIYWNNSNPMPMPESSTIEKAAALLHMVEEQLHPVSNNRVNPSLGQAITKSGMNLLDNFDGIVLKTQDLCPRENECIRLKMALVNLSNVNDWTALVQRAESGKLTGTNVLLRAVSAEALEKLIDTTTSSFIYREIDKAAILLNSPPPGGVLLISDERKQLVDYASSSNSVFEPTPLEQWRELQRLSDILLHTPFDTGGVITGMVIDANGTLQIFLHSLPDSMTMLYYIGNTLLLFLAIGFLILNLFLIIRRRRQNNQRMNKISLYYEHCFYRPPQ; via the coding sequence ATGAGATTATCAGTCATTATATTGGCTATCTTGATGATAAGCCTATTTATAATGGCCGCCTTTCTATTCTTTAAAAGAAGGCGGCTTGATGGCTCACATCATCTCCCATCTCTCGCTAAACCTACTTATCGCAAGCTCACTTCTGATGACTATGGGCTTATTAGTGATTATTTATCTTATTTTGGTACATCAAACTTCTCTTCTGGCTATTCATTACAAAACTTCCCCGAAATGCCAATTAAAGGCGAAGTCGTTACTACATTAAGAAATATCGTTAATCGCTTTGCAGGTTCTAGTGAAGGATTAAATCATTGGCGTTACTATATTGATGCTGTAGAAATTCATATTCCCCCGTTGCTCGTTCCTTATCTTCAGCAAGAAAACGTTCTCGATGTTGTCTGTACCCCTTCGATCCCCATCGTTGTTGGTGTGAATGGACATTTCTTAAAAGATGAAAAAATTCATTTTTCTGCGCTAAGTTTAAAACAACTGTCTGAGCCGATATTGGCAAATGGTTCATCAACTATCCAAAAGAACGAAGGTGATGCGGCTCACTTATTACAAATCCGAGAAGAAACCAACGAAGAATACCGATTACATAACTCATCTGGTTTTTGGGATGGCTCTTTTATTTGTATAGGGCTTACGTTGTGTCTAACAGCCTTAATGATGCCTCAAGTTTTTCTTCCTTGGATCCTAGCGACTGGTGGTGCTTTTCTTGCTGTTGGTATTTTTCTGATCCACAACCCTTTAATCAAACCACGTAAACAAGAAATCCACTGTTTTAAAGGGCGCTTAAAGCGCTGGGGGCTTTTTGGTAATTTTGATCATGGGCAGGTAAAAAATGTTTCTTTAGGGGGGATTGATCTTGTTTACCCGCCTCATTGGGAGCCTTATATCCAAAACGATATTGATAAGGTGACCTATTTAGAAATGTATCCAAACCATCATGTTGTAAAGCAAGGAAATTACCTTTCATTGCATGATGAAGAGAAAAATTATCCTTATAAACGATATATTAAAAATATTATTTTCGTTTTTTGGAGTTTGTTTATTATTGGAATGTTGTATCTTTATCAGCCACTTTCTCTTTCTATGAAACTCAGCTTTTCATGGCTTAAAGATACTGAACCTCATTTAGTCACCAACTTTACCGAGTTGGAAACAACCGATTTGCATGTCGGAGATATTATTCAAGCTAAAGGGGTTGGGATGTGCTACATGCCACCTAATTTATCAAGTAAGAATAATAAAACGATTTTTGCACCTTTTGATTGCTCAGGGATTTATTGGAATAACAGTAATCCAATGCCAATGCCTGAATCGAGCACGATAGAAAAAGCGGCTGCTTTATTGCATATGGTTGAAGAGCAATTACACCCTGTTTCTAATAACCGAGTTAACCCAAGTTTAGGCCAAGCGATTACTAAATCTGGGATGAACTTGTTAGATAATTTTGATGGCATTGTGTTGAAAACACAGGATTTATGTCCACGAGAAAATGAATGTATTCGGCTAAAAATGGCGCTAGTTAACTTAAGTAACGTCAATGATTGGACTGCATTAGTTCAACGAGCTGAAAGTGGAAAATTAACCGGAACTAATGTTTTATTGCGTGCAGTGAGTGCTGAGGCCTTGGAAAAGCTTATCGACACCACCACATCTTCTTTTATCTACCGAGAAATAGATAAAGCCGCAATACTGTTAAACAGTCCTCCACCGGGTGGTGTGCTGTTAATCAGTGATGAGAGAAAACAACTTGTTGATTACGCTTCAAGTTCAAATTCGGTGTTTGAACCGACTCCGTTAGAACAGTGGCGAGAACTACAACGTTTATCTGATATTTTATTACACACGCCTTTTGATACCGGAGGTGTCATAACAGGCATGGTTATCGATGCAAATGGTACGTTACAGATATTTTTACATAGCCTGCCAGACTCGATGACAATGTTATATTACATCGGTAATACGTTATTATTGTTTCTTGCTATCGGGTTCTTAATATTGAACCTATTTCTTATCATCCGGCGCCGGCGACAAAATAACCAACGCATGAATAAAATCAGTCTCTATTATGAGCACTGTTTTTATCGCCCTCCTCAGTAA
- the aroK gene encoding shikimate kinase AroK, whose translation MAEKRNIFLVGPMGAGKSTIGRQLAQQLSMEFYDSDQEIERRTGADVGWVFDVEGEEGFRQREEKIINELTEKQGIVLATGGGSVISRETRNRLSARGVVVYLETNIEKQLARTQRDKKRPLLQGVEPVRDVLETLAEERNPLYEEIADITIHTDDQSAKIVANQIIELLEQN comes from the coding sequence ATGGCAGAGAAACGTAATATCTTTCTGGTTGGGCCTATGGGTGCCGGCAAAAGCACTATTGGTCGTCAGTTAGCTCAACAACTTAGTATGGAGTTTTATGATTCCGATCAGGAAATTGAGCGGCGTACAGGTGCAGATGTAGGTTGGGTATTTGATGTTGAAGGCGAAGAAGGCTTCCGTCAACGAGAAGAAAAAATAATCAACGAACTCACTGAAAAGCAAGGCATTGTGTTAGCAACAGGTGGTGGTTCGGTGATATCGCGAGAAACCCGTAACAGATTATCTGCACGCGGTGTGGTTGTTTATTTAGAAACCAACATCGAAAAGCAGCTCGCGCGTACCCAACGTGATAAAAAACGTCCTTTATTGCAAGGTGTTGAACCTGTGCGCGATGTCTTAGAGACATTAGCTGAAGAACGTAATCCTCTTTATGAAGAAATTGCTGACATCACTATTCATACTGATGATCAGAGTGCAAAAATTGTAGCCAATCAAATAATTGAATTATTAGAACAAAACTAA
- the mrcA gene encoding peptidoglycan glycosyltransferase/peptidoglycan DD-transpeptidase MrcA codes for MKFLKYFFIFVFACIILGAASIYGMYKYVEPQLPDVATLKDVRLQTPMQVFSADGELIAQYGEKRRLPLTLEEMPPQLINAFIATEDTRFREHHGIDPIGISRAVVVALTSGQASQGASTITQQLARNFFLTPEKKLMRKIKEAFLAIRIEKELTKDEILALYLNKIYLGNRAYGVGAAAYVYFGKSVHDLSLNEMAVIAGLPKAPSTLNPLYSYDRALKRRNIVLQRMYEENYITRAQYESARAEPIVAKYHAPQIDFSAPYLTEMVRMEMYERYGENAYTDGYKIYTTVVRKDQLAAEKALRDNVIDYDMRHGYRGAQEVLWSEGQTPWDNEAINKKLKGIQTYGPLIPAVVLSADAKEAKVILKTGDNITLDLKAVRWARKFISDTSQGATPTKVDAVVHVGEQIWVRQNNEKSWVLAQLPGVNAAFVALDPINGGIIALVGGFDFEISKFNRVSQSLRQVGSNIKPFLYAAALDKGLTLSTLLNDLPISRWDAGAGTDWRPKNSPPTYAGPIRLRQGLGQSKNVVMVRAMRAMGVDYAADYLLRFGFPNQNIDRTESLALGSPSFTPMQMVRGFAVMANGGYLIEPYYIQRIENADGEELFTAKPKIACPDCTDIPVIYGDTMRSIALSDDYMENVAQSNKSQPAAATPEIELEQAPLAETVKESPYAPHVISTPLAYLMHDALRTNLVGEPGWSGTGWRAVRDLKRQDIGGKTGTTNSSKDAWFSGYGANIVATAWIGFDDSSRNLGRTAASGGEAGAKTAQPIWNDFMKVALDGVPVNMMPVPKGVVAVQIDRRTGKLAGDGPSMKEYFIDGTQPTERAKNEVGTQIFEDNGESNELF; via the coding sequence GTGAAGTTCTTAAAATATTTTTTCATCTTCGTTTTTGCTTGCATAATTTTGGGAGCAGCCTCGATATACGGTATGTATAAGTATGTTGAGCCTCAGTTACCCGATGTCGCGACATTAAAAGATGTTCGTTTACAAACCCCTATGCAGGTATTTAGTGCAGACGGAGAGTTGATTGCGCAATACGGCGAGAAACGTCGTTTACCGCTAACATTGGAGGAGATGCCTCCTCAACTTATTAATGCTTTTATCGCAACAGAAGATACACGTTTTCGTGAACACCACGGTATTGACCCTATTGGGATCTCGCGTGCTGTTGTAGTGGCATTAACATCAGGACAAGCTTCTCAAGGCGCTAGTACCATTACGCAACAATTAGCTCGAAATTTCTTTTTAACACCTGAAAAGAAATTAATGCGCAAAATAAAAGAAGCCTTTTTGGCGATCCGCATTGAGAAAGAGCTCACTAAAGATGAAATTTTAGCGCTGTATTTAAATAAAATTTATCTGGGTAATCGTGCTTATGGTGTGGGTGCCGCTGCTTATGTTTACTTTGGTAAAAGTGTTCACGATCTGAGCCTTAATGAAATGGCTGTGATTGCTGGCTTACCTAAAGCGCCTTCTACACTTAACCCACTTTATTCTTATGATCGTGCCTTAAAACGTCGTAATATCGTTTTACAGCGTATGTATGAAGAGAACTATATCACTCGCGCACAATATGAAAGTGCAAGAGCAGAGCCTATTGTTGCAAAATACCACGCACCTCAAATTGATTTCTCAGCGCCTTATCTAACCGAAATGGTGCGTATGGAGATGTACGAGCGTTATGGTGAAAATGCCTACACTGATGGCTATAAAATTTACACCACTGTGGTTCGTAAAGATCAATTAGCGGCAGAAAAAGCCTTGCGTGATAATGTTATCGACTACGACATGCGTCATGGTTACCGTGGTGCTCAAGAAGTTTTGTGGAGTGAAGGGCAAACACCATGGGATAACGAAGCTATCAACAAGAAATTAAAAGGGATCCAAACTTATGGCCCTTTAATTCCAGCTGTTGTGTTATCCGCTGATGCGAAAGAAGCCAAAGTCATTTTAAAAACGGGCGACAACATTACGCTAGATTTAAAAGCGGTTCGTTGGGCACGTAAATTTATTTCTGACACCTCTCAAGGCGCAACACCAACAAAAGTTGATGCCGTTGTGCATGTTGGTGAGCAAATTTGGGTACGTCAAAATAACGAAAAAAGTTGGGTGCTAGCGCAACTTCCGGGTGTTAATGCAGCATTTGTTGCATTAGATCCTATCAATGGCGGGATTATTGCGCTTGTTGGTGGTTTTGATTTTGAGATCAGTAAATTTAACCGAGTTTCTCAATCTTTACGCCAAGTCGGTTCAAACATTAAACCTTTCTTATATGCTGCTGCATTAGATAAAGGATTGACGTTATCGACACTGCTTAATGATTTACCTATTAGCCGCTGGGATGCTGGTGCAGGAACAGATTGGCGCCCTAAAAACTCACCGCCAACTTATGCCGGTCCTATTCGTTTACGTCAAGGTTTAGGCCAGTCTAAAAACGTGGTGATGGTACGTGCAATGCGCGCGATGGGCGTGGATTATGCTGCTGATTATCTATTACGTTTTGGTTTCCCTAATCAAAATATCGATAGAACAGAATCTTTAGCATTAGGATCACCATCATTTACACCAATGCAAATGGTACGAGGGTTTGCTGTTATGGCAAACGGCGGATATCTCATTGAGCCTTACTATATCCAACGTATTGAAAATGCTGATGGTGAAGAGCTGTTTACTGCAAAACCAAAGATAGCTTGCCCGGATTGTACTGATATCCCTGTTATTTACGGCGATACCATGCGTTCTATTGCGTTATCTGATGACTATATGGAAAACGTTGCTCAATCTAATAAATCTCAGCCAGCAGCTGCTACGCCTGAAATTGAATTAGAACAAGCACCGTTAGCTGAAACTGTAAAAGAAAGCCCTTATGCACCACACGTTATCAGCACACCATTGGCTTACTTAATGCATGATGCATTAAGGACAAACCTTGTGGGTGAACCGGGATGGTCTGGCACAGGTTGGCGTGCTGTTCGTGATCTTAAACGCCAAGATATTGGTGGTAAGACCGGAACAACAAACAGTTCTAAAGATGCATGGTTCTCTGGGTATGGTGCCAATATTGTTGCCACAGCTTGGATTGGCTTTGATGACAGTAGCCGCAATTTAGGTCGAACTGCCGCGAGTGGTGGTGAAGCGGGTGCTAAAACAGCGCAACCTATTTGGAATGACTTTATGAAAGTGGCTCTGGATGGTGTCCCTGTTAATATGATGCCTGTACCAAAAGGTGTTGTGGCGGTTCAAATTGATAGAAGAACAGGAAAATTGGCAGGTGATGGTCCTTCAATGAAAGAATATTTTATTGATGGGACTCAACCGACAGAAAGAGCAAAAAATGAAGTAGGAACACAGATTTTTGAGGATAATGGCGAATCTAACGAGTTATTCTAA
- the nudE gene encoding ADP compounds hydrolase NudE: protein MKELKKPNILNIDNIARSRLFQIQSVNLEFSNGEKRTYERMKPANREAVMIVPIIDDNLILIREYAVGIENYDFGFPKGAIDPGENALQAANRELKEEIGYGAHSLIELAKLSMAPSYFSSKMNIVIAHDLYPEQLEGDEPEPLIQIRWPIAKMMDLLDHPDFTEARSVSALFLAHRYLLQK from the coding sequence ATGAAAGAACTAAAAAAACCCAATATATTAAACATTGATAACATCGCCCGTTCTCGATTATTTCAGATCCAATCCGTTAATCTGGAGTTTAGCAACGGAGAAAAGCGCACTTATGAGCGAATGAAACCCGCTAATCGTGAAGCTGTTATGATTGTTCCTATTATTGATGACAATCTTATTCTTATTCGTGAATACGCCGTAGGTATCGAAAATTACGACTTTGGTTTTCCCAAAGGCGCCATTGATCCTGGTGAAAATGCCCTACAAGCCGCAAACCGCGAACTAAAAGAAGAAATTGGTTATGGTGCCCACTCATTAATAGAACTCGCAAAGCTTTCTATGGCGCCATCTTACTTTTCTAGCAAAATGAACATTGTCATTGCGCATGACCTTTATCCAGAGCAACTCGAAGGTGATGAGCCTGAGCCACTAATCCAAATACGTTGGCCTATCGCCAAAATGATGGATTTACTCGACCACCCAGATTTTACAGAAGCTCGTAGTGTCAGTGCTCTCTTCTTAGCTCACCGCTATCTATTACAAAAATAA